From a single Lentisphaera profundi genomic region:
- a CDS encoding RNA polymerase sigma factor, with amino-acid sequence MFTTRRTLLQKLNAGSQVAWADFDQTYRKLILLRGRDRGLREDELDDLIQTVLINIFKQNSIFKYDGTKGRFRDYLKTIIDRRSFDLIRKRKNALESLNDLSDKGIVLSSDDYDNAEKHWDEEWQKHLLEQAIQYISTEVQAQTITIFRLLSQQYYSPEQVADELDINVDAVYVAKHRMLKRIKPVLKQMDS; translated from the coding sequence ATGTTCACTACTCGTCGCACTCTACTCCAAAAGCTTAACGCAGGCAGTCAAGTTGCCTGGGCTGACTTTGATCAAACCTACAGGAAACTCATACTCCTAAGGGGTCGCGACCGTGGATTACGGGAAGACGAACTAGACGATCTTATTCAGACTGTCTTAATCAACATCTTCAAACAAAACTCCATATTCAAATACGATGGCACCAAAGGGCGCTTCAGAGATTACTTAAAAACAATCATTGATCGTAGAAGCTTTGATCTAATCAGAAAAAGAAAAAATGCCCTAGAGAGTTTAAATGATCTCAGTGACAAAGGTATCGTACTCAGTTCTGATGATTATGACAATGCGGAAAAGCACTGGGACGAAGAATGGCAAAAACACCTCTTAGAACAAGCTATTCAATACATTAGCACTGAAGTCCAAGCACAAACTATAACAATCTTCCGACTACTTTCCCAACAGTATTATAGTCCCGAACAAGTTGCGGATGAACTCGATATCAATGTCGACGCTGTCTACGTAGCAAAGCACCGTATGCTCAAAAGGATTAAACCTGTTCTCAAACAAATGGATAGCTAA
- a CDS encoding serine/threonine protein kinase, translating into MLDTIANYKLEKLLGRGGMGAVYLSHHPLLNIPLAIKIFEPHNSIDQEEFQQRFVREGLLAASIEHSNLVRIYDAGADGSRNYIAMEFIDGPDLGGLLKNSPNGLEEGFVRDTAVGISHALKLAHSKGIIHRDIKPENILMTPKGHSKLADLGIAKDQESELNVTATGIALGTPHYIAPEQALDAATADQRSDIYTLGATLFHLLCGSTPYEGRSPLEVMMKHVQEPLEHPIIRKPTMSPDFANIISKMMEKRPEMRYQNCDELLEDLETLKTGKGLSYLKEIYDHHPVTSKNNQKKKKASTDHQDPQKNFPIKTLIGGILTLILLGVISLALIPLEPEKLINDPKNEPVLNKSNSDIIAIHPSVDKTPISSNILPHTNDQLSNKLNKALEQLSRLNKITQINTNNYQIKDGLINLDLSDQINLKDISPLSPFSFDELDLSGTSVTNIDVVKNIKSLKIVNTDIKLEQLKNININRLELGIISDISPLVGSSVKELKILHYSGSSKEPFRELNLNRLVITNGAPKLTARRYIDVNLKKLRDFLSHEGMRKESFSSDPQRRLGPKGQQREF; encoded by the coding sequence ATGCTCGATACTATCGCGAACTACAAACTAGAGAAATTACTTGGCCGTGGCGGCATGGGCGCAGTCTACCTCAGCCACCACCCTCTTCTCAATATCCCTTTAGCTATAAAAATATTTGAACCTCACAACTCGATTGATCAGGAAGAATTCCAACAACGATTTGTACGCGAAGGCTTATTAGCCGCATCTATTGAACATTCAAACTTAGTTCGTATATACGATGCCGGCGCGGATGGCAGTCGCAATTATATCGCTATGGAATTTATTGATGGCCCCGACCTCGGGGGGCTCTTAAAAAATAGTCCAAACGGATTAGAAGAAGGCTTTGTACGAGATACCGCAGTGGGTATTAGCCACGCACTTAAACTCGCCCATAGCAAAGGCATTATCCACCGTGACATAAAGCCTGAAAATATTCTCATGACACCTAAAGGCCATAGTAAGCTCGCCGATCTTGGCATTGCCAAAGACCAAGAATCCGAACTCAATGTGACCGCAACTGGCATCGCCCTAGGAACTCCACATTATATTGCTCCTGAACAAGCCTTAGACGCCGCCACTGCAGACCAACGATCTGATATCTACACTTTAGGGGCTACCCTATTCCACCTTCTATGTGGTTCCACTCCCTACGAAGGAAGAAGCCCTCTTGAAGTAATGATGAAACACGTTCAAGAACCACTAGAGCACCCCATCATAAGAAAACCCACCATGTCCCCAGACTTCGCAAACATCATTTCAAAAATGATGGAAAAGCGCCCTGAAATGCGCTACCAAAACTGCGACGAACTCCTCGAGGATCTCGAGACCCTAAAGACAGGTAAAGGCCTAAGCTACCTCAAAGAGATCTACGATCACCACCCTGTCACTAGTAAAAATAATCAAAAAAAGAAAAAAGCCTCTACTGACCACCAAGATCCACAAAAAAACTTCCCTATAAAAACTCTTATTGGCGGCATACTCACCCTTATTTTACTTGGTGTAATTTCTTTAGCACTCATTCCTTTAGAACCTGAAAAGTTGATTAATGATCCTAAAAATGAGCCCGTATTAAACAAGTCAAATAGCGACATTATTGCAATCCACCCCAGTGTAGATAAAACACCAATATCATCCAACATTCTTCCACACACGAATGATCAGCTTAGTAATAAGCTCAACAAAGCACTTGAACAACTCTCTAGATTAAATAAAATCACTCAAATCAACACCAATAATTACCAGATAAAAGATGGACTCATCAACCTGGATTTGTCCGATCAAATCAATTTAAAAGATATTAGCCCTTTGAGCCCCTTCTCTTTCGATGAACTCGACCTAAGTGGAACTTCTGTCACAAATATTGATGTCGTGAAAAATATTAAGTCTCTTAAAATCGTCAACACCGATATTAAACTTGAGCAGCTTAAAAATATCAATATAAACCGCCTAGAACTCGGTATCATCAGCGACATTAGCCCACTTGTTGGTAGCTCTGTAAAGGAACTAAAAATACTCCACTATTCAGGATCTAGTAAAGAACCCTTTAGAGAGCTCAATCTCAATCGTCTCGTTATCACTAATGGTGCGCCCAAATTAACGGCTCGTCGTTATATAGATGTAAACTTGAAGAAGTTACGTGACTTTCTCAGTCACGAAGGTATGAGAAAAGAATCTTTTTCCTCAGATCCCCAGCGCCGGCTTGGTCCAAAAGGTCAACAAAGAGAGTTTTAG
- the dxs gene encoding 1-deoxy-D-xylulose-5-phosphate synthase — protein MITRILDKIKQPEDLKEYNIDELKGLCEEIRTYLVDVCSAHGGHLGSNLGVVELTVALHKVFNSPTDKILYDISHQGYVHKILTGRKDYLNTLRSYQGCSGFLQREESPHDHFGAGHAGTALSAGLGFAAARDQRNGSEKVISIVGDAGLGCGVSLEALNNIAETTKDMIVILNDNKMSISPNVGALSKYLNRIITDKNYRHVRENVKQFLTKIPRFGDAIRSGVARVEDAAKSILVPGAIFEELGFHYIGPVDGHNLDSLIPILEAVAADKKPVLLHVMTEKGHGFHEAESCPERLHGFKKKVPAEPDAVPKPADKSFSQSFGEAACQLAVKDSRVVSITAGMLSGTGMTTFQEKFPDKTYDVGIAEEHAVVFAAGMAANGLRPIVAIYATFMQRAMDCVYHDVCLQELPVIFCLDRAGLVEDGPTHHGIYDLGFWRTLPHIHIMQPRDDAEMKAMMDLALILDHATVIRYPKSSAADLLCPRADMALGKSEVIRDGSDAVIWAVGRECELALRLAEELQKKDFSLKVVNARFLKPFDEEAFLEDAKKMPVITLEDHVKSGGLASIASELFIENGIRTPYLAKGYPKAEVITWGKVDTLRELYGMTYGQLLEEIPQFLNASK, from the coding sequence ATGATAACGCGCATTTTAGATAAGATTAAGCAACCAGAAGATCTCAAAGAATATAATATAGACGAGTTAAAAGGTCTGTGTGAAGAAATTCGAACATACTTGGTTGATGTATGCTCAGCTCACGGGGGACACTTAGGTTCCAATTTAGGCGTGGTTGAATTGACTGTGGCCTTGCATAAGGTTTTTAATTCACCAACAGATAAGATTTTGTACGATATAAGCCACCAAGGTTATGTGCATAAAATTTTGACAGGGCGTAAAGATTATCTCAATACCCTAAGATCGTACCAAGGATGTAGTGGTTTTTTACAAAGGGAAGAAAGTCCCCATGATCACTTCGGAGCAGGCCATGCAGGGACGGCGCTTTCAGCTGGACTGGGCTTTGCGGCCGCAAGAGATCAGAGAAACGGTAGTGAAAAAGTTATTTCCATTGTCGGTGATGCTGGCTTAGGCTGTGGTGTGTCTTTGGAGGCACTCAATAATATTGCCGAAACGACTAAAGATATGATTGTAATTCTCAATGATAATAAGATGTCGATTTCTCCAAATGTCGGAGCTTTATCCAAATATCTTAATCGAATTATTACCGATAAAAATTACCGTCATGTTCGCGAAAATGTTAAACAATTTCTAACGAAAATTCCTCGTTTTGGTGATGCAATTCGTTCTGGCGTGGCGAGAGTCGAAGATGCGGCCAAAAGTATATTAGTTCCCGGGGCTATCTTCGAAGAATTAGGTTTTCATTACATAGGGCCAGTTGATGGCCATAATCTTGATTCTTTAATTCCAATTCTCGAAGCCGTTGCAGCGGATAAAAAGCCGGTGTTACTACACGTAATGACTGAAAAAGGGCATGGTTTTCATGAAGCTGAATCTTGTCCTGAACGCTTGCATGGATTTAAGAAAAAAGTTCCTGCTGAGCCTGATGCAGTACCAAAACCAGCAGACAAGTCATTTTCCCAATCCTTTGGTGAAGCTGCTTGCCAACTAGCGGTAAAGGATTCAAGAGTTGTTTCTATTACGGCAGGAATGTTGTCTGGTACAGGGATGACTACCTTTCAAGAGAAATTCCCAGATAAAACTTATGATGTGGGCATTGCCGAAGAGCATGCGGTTGTCTTTGCTGCAGGAATGGCGGCGAATGGTCTTAGGCCAATTGTTGCGATCTACGCAACCTTTATGCAAAGGGCAATGGACTGTGTTTATCATGATGTGTGCCTACAAGAGTTACCCGTTATTTTTTGCTTGGATCGAGCAGGTTTAGTTGAAGATGGCCCGACGCATCATGGGATTTATGATCTCGGTTTTTGGAGAACGTTGCCTCATATTCATATTATGCAGCCGCGTGATGATGCCGAAATGAAAGCCATGATGGATTTAGCGCTTATACTTGACCATGCCACTGTGATTCGTTATCCTAAGTCATCAGCAGCTGATTTACTTTGTCCAAGAGCAGATATGGCCTTAGGTAAATCGGAAGTTATTCGCGATGGTAGTGATGCAGTTATTTGGGCAGTTGGCCGTGAATGTGAGCTTGCGCTACGATTAGCAGAAGAGCTACAGAAAAAAGATTTCTCTCTTAAGGTCGTTAATGCTCGTTTCTTGAAACCTTTTGATGAAGAAGCTTTTTTAGAAGATGCTAAAAAAATGCCCGTCATTACATTGGAAGATCATGTAAAATCAGGAGGCTTGGCTTCAATTGCGAGTGAGCTTTTTATCGAAAATGGTATTAGGACTCCATATCTTGCAAAAGGGTACCCCAAAGCGGAAGTTATTACCTGGGGAAAAGTTGATACGCTTCGTGAGCTTTACGGGATGACTTATGGTCAACTACTAGAAGAAATTCCTCAGTTTTTAAATGCTTCAAAATGA
- a CDS encoding prephenate dehydrogenase has translation MRDHIKIPEVLAIAGLGQMGASFAMAVRKYIPGVKLTGWAPQQSEVDQALALGIVDEASVNSEEILSQADLVMLAMPITPLIEFVLEKVNEFKEGSIVTDLSSVKSDIVDGIRPALCENGVHFIGGHPMAGTEKTGMENGEADMYRDKVIFLTPFCTDDPAALTIVRELWREIGGNTFEVDAVDHDETLARSSHVLHINSNITTHVCLQAPNKDLAMLACGGAFRDTSRISSSNPDLWVNVTKHNKQAILKAMDETLDQVSHVRGWIEGEDWDSLYKFLEEGKDLRDNWWDSFNKLDKN, from the coding sequence GTGCGTGACCACATAAAAATTCCCGAAGTATTGGCTATTGCTGGCTTAGGTCAGATGGGAGCTTCTTTTGCTATGGCCGTACGGAAGTATATCCCGGGCGTGAAGTTGACGGGTTGGGCGCCGCAACAGTCAGAAGTGGATCAAGCCTTGGCGCTAGGTATTGTAGATGAAGCGAGTGTTAATAGTGAAGAGATCCTCAGCCAAGCTGATCTGGTGATGTTGGCGATGCCTATTACACCATTAATTGAATTTGTGTTAGAGAAAGTAAATGAATTTAAAGAAGGCTCAATTGTTACTGACTTAAGTTCAGTTAAGTCCGATATTGTCGATGGTATTCGCCCTGCATTATGTGAGAACGGGGTTCACTTTATTGGTGGGCACCCGATGGCGGGAACAGAAAAAACGGGTATGGAAAATGGCGAAGCAGACATGTATAGAGATAAAGTCATCTTTTTAACTCCATTCTGTACCGATGACCCCGCGGCCTTGACGATTGTGAGAGAGCTTTGGCGCGAAATAGGTGGCAATACTTTTGAGGTTGACGCGGTTGACCACGATGAGACTTTGGCGAGATCTAGTCATGTTTTACATATAAACTCAAATATAACGACACATGTATGTTTACAGGCACCTAATAAAGACTTAGCGATGCTGGCCTGTGGAGGGGCTTTCAGAGATACGTCAAGGATATCTTCTTCAAACCCAGATTTATGGGTTAACGTAACAAAGCATAATAAACAGGCTATACTTAAAGCAATGGATGAAACTTTGGATCAAGTGAGTCATGTACGTGGCTGGATTGAAGGTGAAGATTGGGATAGTCTTTATAAGTTTTTAGAAGAAGGTAAAGATTTGCGAGATAACTGGTGGGACTCGTTTAACAAGTTGGATAAAAATTAA
- a CDS encoding DUF3817 domain-containing protein, which translates to MIDFFRKVAFWEGISYLILLFVAMPLKYVAGHAEAVRIVGMAHGVLFVLFCVLLAELLRRKELAFGFGVFAFVMSLLPFGTFVLEVKMKKLKA; encoded by the coding sequence ATGATAGACTTTTTTAGGAAAGTGGCTTTTTGGGAAGGAATATCTTATCTCATACTGCTTTTTGTGGCGATGCCTTTGAAGTATGTTGCGGGTCACGCAGAAGCCGTGCGCATTGTAGGCATGGCTCATGGAGTATTATTTGTACTATTTTGTGTACTCTTAGCAGAGCTTTTAAGAAGAAAGGAACTTGCGTTTGGTTTTGGTGTATTTGCCTTTGTGATGTCGCTTTTACCCTTTGGGACTTTTGTTTTAGAAGTGAAGATGAAGAAGTTAAAAGCTTGA
- the ispH gene encoding 4-hydroxy-3-methylbut-2-enyl diphosphate reductase — protein MKLIMAAPRGFCAGVERALKIVDEALELMPHPIYVNHEIVHNSHVVDYYKKKGVVFVEDIKSVPDGASFIFNAHGVPPSLVKASKDRGMKVVDATCPLVSKVHFEAIRYAKQGYKIILIGHEGHSEVIGVMGEAPDSIFLVETPEDVDKLTFSDEDKIAYITQTTLSVDDCAAIIAALKKRYPNVSEPKKADICYATTNRQEAVKKIAEQCDVFIIVGSTNSSNSNRLREVAQAGNDMDAYLVNCAESIDPRWFDGKQVLGLSAGASTPEKVVSAVVDRLKSECGVNEVSEFIAREESEHFALPKIRA, from the coding sequence ATGAAACTAATCATGGCAGCTCCTCGAGGCTTTTGTGCTGGAGTAGAAAGAGCGCTAAAAATTGTTGACGAAGCACTAGAATTAATGCCTCATCCTATCTATGTAAATCATGAAATTGTTCATAATTCGCACGTTGTGGATTATTACAAAAAGAAAGGAGTCGTTTTTGTAGAGGATATTAAATCTGTTCCAGATGGAGCCAGTTTTATTTTCAATGCTCATGGTGTGCCTCCAAGCTTAGTGAAAGCCTCAAAAGATCGTGGCATGAAAGTTGTGGATGCGACCTGTCCACTGGTTAGCAAAGTTCACTTCGAAGCCATTCGTTATGCTAAGCAGGGTTATAAAATCATTCTTATTGGTCACGAAGGTCACTCAGAGGTTATTGGTGTTATGGGAGAGGCGCCGGATTCGATTTTCTTAGTTGAGACGCCCGAAGATGTAGATAAATTGACTTTTTCCGATGAAGATAAAATTGCTTACATCACTCAAACTACCTTGTCGGTAGATGATTGTGCGGCAATTATAGCAGCCTTGAAAAAGCGTTATCCGAACGTTTCAGAGCCCAAGAAAGCCGATATTTGCTATGCTACGACGAATCGACAAGAGGCCGTGAAAAAAATCGCTGAGCAGTGTGATGTTTTTATTATTGTGGGTAGTACGAACTCATCTAACTCAAATCGTTTACGTGAAGTGGCGCAGGCGGGGAATGATATGGATGCTTATTTAGTGAATTGTGCAGAGAGCATAGATCCTAGATGGTTCGACGGGAAACAAGTGCTAGGTTTAAGTGCGGGTGCATCAACGCCAGAAAAAGTTGTCAGCGCGGTCGTGGATCGTTTGAAAAGTGAATGTGGCGTCAATGAAGTTTCAGAATTTATTGCTCGCGAAGAGAGCGAGCATTTTGCCTTGCCCAAGATTCGAGCATGA
- a CDS encoding malate dehydrogenase translates to MSKTIRVCVTGAAGQIDYSLLFRIASGEMFGTEQKVALNLLEITPALDALKGVAMELDDCAFPLLEEIVMTDDVNVAMKDVNWALLVGSKPRGPGMERGDLIKENGPIFTSTGKAINDHAADDVRVVVVGNPCNTNCLIAMHNAPDIPRDRFHAMTRLDENRAKSQLAEKAGVAVTEVKNMVIWGNHSATQVPDYKNATIAGKPATDVIGDLAYLQSEFISTVAKRGAAIIAARGKSSAASAANGLIDHVKSLLTPTPQGEVFSSCVCSDGNPYGIPEGLIFSFPCRSNGDGTYEIVPGFELDQHLTDGVAKTVAELESEREVIKNLLG, encoded by the coding sequence ATGTCAAAAACAATCCGCGTCTGTGTAACCGGCGCTGCCGGCCAAATCGACTATAGCCTTCTCTTCCGCATCGCTAGCGGCGAGATGTTCGGCACTGAACAAAAAGTAGCTCTCAACCTCCTAGAAATCACTCCAGCTCTCGACGCTCTTAAAGGTGTCGCAATGGAATTAGATGATTGCGCATTCCCACTCCTCGAAGAAATCGTTATGACTGACGACGTTAATGTCGCCATGAAAGACGTGAACTGGGCACTACTTGTTGGCTCTAAGCCACGTGGCCCAGGTATGGAACGTGGCGATCTCATCAAAGAGAATGGCCCAATCTTCACTAGCACTGGTAAAGCAATCAACGATCATGCTGCTGACGATGTACGTGTTGTTGTTGTTGGCAACCCTTGCAATACAAACTGCCTCATCGCGATGCACAATGCTCCTGATATTCCTCGTGATCGCTTCCACGCTATGACTCGTCTAGACGAAAATCGTGCGAAATCTCAATTAGCTGAAAAAGCTGGTGTTGCTGTAACTGAAGTTAAGAACATGGTCATCTGGGGTAATCACTCTGCGACTCAAGTTCCTGACTACAAAAATGCGACTATCGCTGGCAAGCCTGCGACTGACGTCATTGGCGATCTTGCTTACCTTCAAAGCGAATTCATTTCTACCGTAGCGAAGCGTGGTGCTGCCATTATTGCTGCACGTGGAAAATCTTCAGCGGCTTCTGCTGCTAACGGCCTTATCGATCACGTGAAAAGCCTATTGACTCCTACTCCTCAGGGCGAAGTATTCTCTAGCTGTGTTTGTTCTGACGGCAACCCTTATGGAATCCCAGAAGGTTTAATCTTCTCATTCCCATGTCGCTCAAATGGTGATGGCACTTACGAAATCGTTCCTGGTTTCGAACTCGACCAACACCTTACTGATGGCGTAGCGAAAACTGTTGCAGAATTAGAAAGCGAACGCGAAGTTATCAAAAACCTACTCGGTTAA
- the ispE gene encoding 4-(cytidine 5'-diphospho)-2-C-methyl-D-erythritol kinase, translated as MSSITVSCPGKVNLFLDVVGKRNDGYHLIESIFLPIQDIADTLTVSKTDKASISISCSHPGVPLDSKNLIHKAACAFAKSANIEAQWHFDLEKNIPVAGGMGGGSSNAASTFMALNELYDHPLSTTTMKQLAIQIGADIPFFFEKSPARVQGIGEEIEALHIQQKLYMLFVPFEFPVAASWAYKHRQAGFSLSPQTCSDYLAQLNNHQHPLSYNDLATPLTRKFPLLKQCCETLINLGAYTSNISGSGPTCFALFENEQKLLSAQSQLKRPSIVAIHSA; from the coding sequence ATGTCAAGCATTACAGTATCATGCCCCGGTAAGGTCAACCTCTTCCTCGACGTTGTCGGAAAAAGAAATGACGGTTACCATTTAATCGAATCTATCTTCCTTCCCATCCAGGACATTGCCGACACCCTAACGGTCAGCAAGACAGATAAAGCTAGCATAAGTATCTCTTGCTCACACCCTGGAGTCCCTCTTGATTCCAAAAACCTCATACACAAAGCCGCCTGCGCTTTTGCGAAATCCGCAAATATCGAAGCTCAATGGCATTTTGATTTAGAGAAAAACATTCCTGTTGCCGGTGGCATGGGAGGCGGTAGCTCAAATGCAGCCTCAACTTTCATGGCCCTTAATGAACTTTATGATCACCCTCTGAGTACCACGACCATGAAGCAGCTCGCCATCCAAATCGGCGCGGATATCCCCTTTTTTTTTGAAAAGTCCCCTGCACGAGTCCAAGGCATCGGAGAAGAAATTGAAGCTCTCCATATCCAGCAAAAATTATACATGCTTTTTGTCCCTTTTGAATTCCCTGTTGCTGCATCCTGGGCATATAAACACCGACAAGCAGGCTTTTCTCTTAGCCCACAAACCTGTTCAGATTACCTTGCACAGCTCAACAATCATCAACACCCCCTTAGCTATAACGACCTCGCTACTCCACTCACGCGAAAGTTCCCTCTGCTCAAACAATGCTGTGAGACGCTTATCAATTTAGGCGCCTACACCAGTAACATCTCTGGAAGCGGGCCCACTTGTTTTGCTCTTTTTGAAAATGAACAAAAATTACTTAGCGCTCAAAGCCAATTAAAACGCCCCTCGATTGTCGCCATTCATTCGGCATAA
- a CDS encoding MYG1 family protein: MSSHPSPDQEVTIGTHNGFFHADDCLAVAALTMIYTKHKIIRSRDKQILAECDFLVDVGGIYDEDCNRFDHHFSNGPAYDDGLLMSSFGLVWQKFGLQIAGHPEIVVNIKNSLVRPVDAADNGVAIHCRQRGAPEVNMLSLSAVLAVMNPSSIDQADDVFLEQVIWCRRLIGRFIDNSRQRIESREMVRHAFAYAEKKNTNFMELPGSMKWEEALYSLDRSHKIFFVVFPHNNQWYLRCVSRTPHSYTPRKRLPSEWAGLRDDEFSRVLGIKDGVFCHHAAFVCAAKSRQSILQVAEMALAYSHVH; this comes from the coding sequence ATGTCTTCACACCCCAGCCCCGATCAGGAAGTCACCATTGGTACACACAATGGCTTTTTTCATGCCGACGACTGTCTTGCTGTGGCCGCATTGACAATGATTTACACGAAACACAAAATCATCCGCTCACGCGACAAACAAATCTTAGCAGAATGTGACTTTTTAGTTGATGTCGGAGGCATCTACGACGAGGACTGCAATCGTTTTGATCATCACTTCTCTAATGGACCTGCTTATGACGATGGTCTTCTCATGTCATCTTTTGGTTTAGTTTGGCAAAAATTTGGTCTTCAAATCGCGGGCCATCCCGAAATCGTGGTAAACATCAAAAATTCACTCGTACGCCCAGTCGACGCCGCTGATAATGGTGTGGCGATTCATTGTCGCCAAAGAGGCGCCCCCGAAGTTAACATGCTCTCTCTCTCGGCAGTTCTTGCCGTAATGAACCCTTCTTCTATTGATCAAGCCGATGATGTCTTTTTAGAACAAGTCATTTGGTGTCGACGCTTAATTGGTCGATTCATTGACAACTCAAGACAAAGAATTGAATCGAGAGAAATGGTTCGCCATGCTTTTGCTTATGCAGAAAAGAAAAATACCAACTTCATGGAGTTGCCAGGGTCAATGAAATGGGAAGAAGCCCTTTACTCACTAGACCGCTCTCATAAAATATTTTTCGTTGTTTTCCCACACAACAATCAATGGTACTTACGTTGCGTAAGTCGCACTCCTCACAGCTACACCCCACGCAAACGACTCCCCTCTGAATGGGCAGGTCTAAGAGATGATGAATTCTCCCGTGTTTTAGGAATCAAAGATGGCGTATTCTGCCATCATGCTGCCTTTGTCTGCGCTGCAAAATCTCGACAGTCCATTCTTCAGGTAGCTGAAATGGCACTCGCTTACTCTCACGTACACTAG
- a CDS encoding cobyric acid synthase codes for MRNIAILGTASDVGKSLCTVALCRIFKRKGLNVSPYKAQNMSNNSYVTITGGEMGRAQVLQAEAAGQIPSVHMNPVLLKPSSEIAAQVILQGKVLSNQNASEYFNDTSAIRAKAYQSLALIQQKHEVIIIEGAGSCAEVNLRDRDFVNFDTAHEADADVYIVADINRGGVFAQIIGTMAILNKKDRARVKGFIINQFRGDINLFTDGVKYIEQQTKLPVLGVIPYLNKLELDCEDGLSPEIKIEPSEDLSPDKVTIAILLFPHLSNFSDFRVLDNDPQVQVHYLSKVCSLKDYDLIILPGSKNVPRDLVYAHEWSAELKSYQGKIFSICGGMQILGESIADPHGIEDKPSTHKGLGLIPLKTELHSTKITQQTSFNENIFNSKVSGYEIHHGHSQHTTNESSYFCEEIKDGIIHENIIGTYLHGVFDSSDFRKAFFRSIKPEYRTTPVSLDPIDRLADHFEKHLDLTKFR; via the coding sequence TTGAGAAATATCGCAATCCTTGGAACCGCATCTGATGTCGGTAAAAGTTTATGCACAGTTGCCTTGTGTCGAATTTTCAAAAGAAAAGGCTTAAACGTTTCCCCCTACAAAGCCCAGAATATGTCCAATAATAGCTATGTGACTATTACTGGTGGTGAAATGGGTCGCGCCCAAGTTCTACAAGCAGAAGCTGCGGGTCAAATACCTTCTGTGCACATGAATCCCGTACTCCTAAAACCTTCATCAGAAATCGCTGCACAGGTCATTTTACAAGGTAAAGTCTTATCCAATCAAAATGCGAGTGAGTATTTTAACGATACTTCCGCTATACGCGCTAAAGCTTATCAAAGTTTAGCTCTTATACAACAAAAACATGAAGTCATCATTATTGAAGGCGCAGGCTCATGTGCCGAAGTGAACCTTCGGGATCGTGACTTTGTCAATTTTGATACCGCTCATGAAGCTGATGCTGATGTTTATATTGTTGCCGATATTAATCGAGGTGGTGTTTTTGCTCAGATCATTGGCACCATGGCCATCCTCAACAAAAAAGACCGCGCACGAGTAAAAGGCTTTATCATTAATCAATTCCGTGGCGATATAAATCTTTTCACTGATGGCGTGAAATATATCGAGCAACAAACAAAACTCCCCGTATTAGGTGTTATCCCCTACTTAAATAAACTCGAACTTGATTGCGAAGATGGCCTGAGCCCCGAAATTAAGATCGAGCCTTCAGAAGATTTAAGCCCTGATAAAGTCACGATTGCGATTCTTCTTTTTCCGCATTTATCTAACTTTAGCGACTTTCGAGTCCTCGATAATGATCCTCAAGTTCAAGTCCACTACCTCAGTAAAGTTTGCTCTTTAAAGGACTATGATTTAATCATCCTCCCCGGATCCAAAAATGTCCCTCGCGATCTTGTGTATGCTCACGAATGGAGCGCGGAGCTAAAATCCTATCAGGGTAAAATATTTTCCATTTGCGGTGGCATGCAAATATTGGGTGAAAGCATCGCTGATCCCCATGGAATTGAAGATAAGCCTAGCACTCATAAAGGCTTAGGACTCATCCCACTAAAAACTGAATTACACAGCACAAAAATAACTCAGCAGACTTCATTTAACGAAAATATTTTTAATTCAAAAGTTTCAGGCTACGAAATCCATCATGGCCATAGTCAACATACTACAAATGAATCCTCATATTTCTGTGAAGAAATAAAAGATGGCATCATCCATGAAAATATCATTGGGACTTATCTTCATGGGGTTTTCGACTCTAGCGATTTTCGCAAAGCTTTTTTCCGATCTATTAAGCCAGAGTATCGTACCACTCCTGTGAGCCTTGATCCCATAGATCGCTTAGCAGATCATTTTGAAAAACATCTCGACCTGACAAAGTTCAGATAG